GTGATGAAGCGCGTCACGACGGGCGCGAACATGATGTCGGCGGCCGACCAGCTGCCAAAGAGGAAATCGCCTTCGCCGCCGAACCGCGCGCGTGCCTCGGCCCAGATCTGGAAGATGCGGACGACATCGGCCTGCACTTCGGGAAGCAGCTCGGCCGGTGGGTAGATGCGGCGGATATTCATGCTGTGGTTGCGGCGAAGAGCGGCAAAGCTCGAATGCATTTCCGCCGCCATCGACCGCGCCATCGCGCGCGCTGCCATATCTTCGGGCCAGAATCCTTTGGTCCCGCCGGTCTTTTCGTTGAGATAATCGATGATCGCCAGGCTGTCCCACACGACGATATCGTCGCCGTCCCAAAGGATCGGCACCTTGCCGCCCGACGGCGCGAACTCGTCGCCCTCGCGGCGGTTCGACCAATCTTCGTCGTAAAGCGGGACGGTGACTTCCTCGAACGGCAGGCCGCTATGCTTGACCGCCAGCCAGCCGCGCAGGCTCCAACTCGAATACGCCTTGTTACCGAGAAACAGTTTCATAGGGTCTCCTTGGCCCCACCCTCAAGGGGAGGGAGGAAAAGGTCAACTCTCGACCGCCTCCAGCACCGCGGTGCGAAGTTCGGCGATGCCCATGCCCTTTTCGCTGCTCGTCGCGATCACCTGCGGATGCGCGGCGGGATGCTTGCGTGCTTCGGCTTCGGTCGCGGCCTGCACCGCTTCCAGCTCAGTCGCTTTGATCTTGTCGGCCTTGGTCAGCACGATGCGATAGCTGACCGCCGCGGTGTCGAGCATTTCGAGCACGTCGCGGTCGACATCCTTGATCCCGTGGCGGCTGTCGATCAGCACCAGGGTGCGTTTCAGCACCGCGCGGCCGCGGAGGTAATCGTTGATCAGGAAGCGCCATTTCTTGACGACATCCTTCGGCGCCTTGGCAAAGCCATAGCCGGGCATGTCGACGAGCCGGAAGATCAGCGGATCCTGGCCGACATCGAAATAGTTGAGTTCCTGCGTCCGCCCCGGCGTCACCGACGTGCGCGCGAGCCCGTTGCGGTTCGTCAGCGCGTTGAGCAGCGACGATTTGCCGACGTTCGAGCGGCCCGCGAACGCGATCTCGGGCACGCTTGGGCTTGGCAGGTGCTGGAGCGCGGGCGCCGATTTCAGGAACGTGATCGGTCCCGAAAACAGCTTGCGTGCGCGCTCCGCCCGTTCGGGGTCGGCCCCCGGATCGATGTCTTCGTTGTCGCTCACTTCGCCGGTGCCGCCTTGAGCTGCGGGAACTTGCGATACATCCACTGCTGCTGCGCGATCGACAGCAGGTTGTTGGTGATCCAGTAGAGCAGCAGGCCGGCCGCGAACGGCGCCATGATGAACATGAACAGCCACGGCATGATCTTGAATACCTGCTGCTGCACGGGGTCGGTCGCCTGCGGGTTCAGGCGGAACTGCAGGAACATCGTGATGCCCAGGATCACCGCGAGGATGCCGATCGACAGGATCGACGGCGGGGTGAAGGGTAGCAGGCCGAACAGGTTGAGGATGTGCAGCGGGTCGGGCGCCGACAGATCCTTGATCCACAGGATGAACGGCTGGTGCCGCATTTCGATCGTCAGCATCAGCACCTTGTACAGTGCATAGAAGATCGGGATCTGGATGACGATCGGCAGACAGCCGGCGAGCGGATTGATCTTCTCGTCCTTATAGAGCTTCATCAGCTCCTGCTGCTGCTTCGGCTTGTCGTCCTTATAACGTTCCTGCAGCGCCTTCATCTTCGGCTGCACAAGACGCATCTGCGCCATCGATCCGAACTGGCGCTGCGCGATCGGGAACATCAGCGCGCGGATGATCAAGGTCAGCACCATGATCGCGACGCCGAAATTGCCGACCTGCTTGAACAGCCAGTCGAGCAGCTTGAAGATCGGCACCTCGAAAAATTCGAACCAGCCCCAATCGATCGCGTTCGACAGGCGCGTGATGCCCTGGTCGTCCTGATAGTGCGAGAGCGTGCTGACTTCCTTGGCGCCCGCGAAGACGCGGCTGGTGGTCGTGACCTGCTTGCCCGGCGCCACTTCGACGAGGTCGCGGGCGAAAGCGGCGCGATAGGCACCGCCCGGCAGGGCGTTGAACGCGGCCGAGACTTTTTCGCCCTTGGCGGGGACGACCGCGGCGAGCCAATATTTGTCGGTGAAACCGAGCCAGCCGGCCGCCGTGTAGGAGACGGTACCGTTCGAGGCCTCTTCGACCTCGTCATAATTGGTGAAGTTCGATTTGCCGTCGAGATAGCCGGTCGGCCCGACATGGATCGTCCAGCTATCCTGCTCGTGCGGGTCGGTCGGTTTGCCGGTGCGGTCGATATAGGTGCCGCTGCGCACTGCGACGGGCGTGGCGCCCGTGTTGGCGATCGTCTGTTTCGCGGTGATCAGATAATCATCGTCGATGCTGTATTCGATACGGAAGGTCTGGCCGGTCGTGTTCGACCAGCTCAGGGTCACGGGGGTCGATGGGGTCAGCTTGGTGCCGCTCGCGGTCCAGACCGTGCTGGCGCCGGGAACCACGATGCCCTGCGCCGACCAGCCGATGCTCGCGAAATAGGCGGCTTTGGTGCCGGCGGGCGCGAACAGGCGGACGGCGGGCGAATCCTTCTTGATCGTCTGACGATATTTGCTGAGCGTGATGTCGTCGACGCGCGCGCCGACGAGGTTGATCGACCCCTTGATCGCCGGAGTGTCGATCGGAATGCGGTTGCCTTCGCCCAGCACGGCCTCGACCGGGCGGATCGCCTGCGGCGCGGTGGCGGGCACGCCGGGGGCGGGCAGCGCGGCGGGCTGGCCCGGCGTTGCCGCGGGCGCTGCGCCATCCGGACCCGCGACCGTCCTGGTCACATCGGGCTTGTCGGGCGTGGGAAAGAATTTCTCGGAGACGAAATTCCAGCCGATCAGGATTGCCACCGACAGCAGGATGGCCGTGATCATGTTACGCTTGTCGTCCACGCTCGTTGGTCTCTCTTCGTATCAAATGTCGGGAAGTGCCGCGCCTAAGGCACGGGGTCGTAGCCGTGACCGCCCCAAGGATGGCAGCGCAATAGCCGCTTTGTCGCCAGCCAGCCACCCTTGATCGCACCATGACGCTGGAGCGCGGTGATCGCGTAGCTGCTGCATGACGGCGAGTAACGGCAGGTGGGCGGAAGGATGCGCGAGGGGCCGATTTGCCACCCGCGGGCGATCAGGATGAGCAATTTTGCAATCATGCAAAAAGCCCGAAAAACTGCGCAACTTCACGCGCGATTGATGCTTTTTCCTCTTCGTCACCCCGGACTTGATCCGGGGTCCCGCTCAGCGACGTTGAAAAGCGGGACCCCGGATCAAGTCCGGGGTGACGAGAAAGGGGAAGGGCGACGCTCATGACGGCTTTGCTGCCAGCTTCTTCGCTGCGCGCTTCAGCGCCGAATCGAGATGCTCGCCAAGCTCGGCAAAGACGATGTCGTTGCCGCCCGGCCGGCCGATCAGCACATGGTCGGCGCCGACGATCCCCGATTCGGGCAGCGCGGCGCGGCACAGTTCACGCAGCCGGCGCTTCATCCGGTTGCGGGTGACGGCGTTGCCGACCTTCTTGCTGACGGTATAGCCGATGCCCAGCGAATCGTCGCCGTCGCCGCGCTGGCGGACGAGCAGGACAAAGCCGGGCATGGGAAAGCGAAGGCCGCGGTTGGCGGCCAAAAATTCGCTACGTTTTGAAAGCGTTCGCACCAGACGGGCTGGCGCAGAAGCGTCAGCGATCAGGCCGACAGCTTCTTGCGGCCCTGGGCGCGGCGGTTGGCGAGAACCTTGCGGCCGCCGACAGTCGCCTTGCGGGCGCGGAAACCGTGGCGACGCTTGCGAACGAGGCGGCTCGGTTGATAGGTACGCTTCATCGCGGTATCCCCAAATTCTCTCTAAAGGCTCTAACAGAAAAGGGCCGCCAAACGTGGGCGGCCACTGATGGGGGCGCGGATAAGCGAGAGTCGGCGCAAAGTCAATTCCCATCGCGGCGGTTTTCCGGTGCCTTGCCGTGGAATGCGGCCTTTTTGATCGTTTCCAGTGCTGCCCGCTCGCGCTTTCGCGCTGCGCTTGCGCGGCGCATCACGCGGTCGGTCCATGCCGCATAGCGCGGGTGGCGCCATTTGAAGCGGACATAGATGCGCTTCGCCCACGCGCTGTTCTGCAGGCACAGCATCAGCCCGAGCGGGAAAAGAATGATGAAGCCGGGGCCCGGCAAGATGCCGACGATCGGGGCGATCGCCATCATCACCACGCCGAGGATGAACAGCGCCAGCCGGACCTGCGCGGTCGATCGCAATCGCTGATAAAGGCTCCGCTTCGCCATGGGGGCGATGTGGGGGAGGCGGCGGCGTGTTACAAGGATAAAGCAGCTTGGCGCGCGAGGATTGATGATCGCGAGCAGCGGTTTTTGGGTGGAGAGCTGTCGTTACCCTCTTTGGACATCGCCCGCTGAATCCGGGATCGGGTCGGCGCAAGGGCTGCGCAATATTCCAAAGTTCAGGAAAGTTCAGCCCTATGAGCGCGCCGATTTGCCAGTCGCGGAGCGCTGGATGTGCGCGGCACGTCCGATCATGGTCGCACCCCAAGCCAGGCAGCGACCGCCTTTTTGTTCACCGAATGAAAGAGCCGGATGAAGGCTTGCACAGCCGGATAATGTAGGAAAGACCTATTTGGAGGTGATGTCTGTTTTGGGGTGGGAAGCGGACATCCCGTCCCCCACGTCCGTCATCCCGGGCTTGACCCGGGATCCCGCTTTTTGACGCGCCCAATGGCTTCGACCTCAAGCGGGACCCCGGATCAAGTCCGGGGTGACGATGATGGGGAGGTCTGCAACCGGTCGAAAGCGCCTTCTCGAGCGCAGCGGTCGCGACAGTCAGTTGAGCGTGACGAAGCGTGCCATGTCGTCGCGCGTCAGATAGCGGACATCGTCGAACGATGTGCTGTTGGTGAGCGTGTAAAAAGCGCGGGCCTTGGCGGCATCCATACCCATTTCGCGGTAGTAGCCGAGATATTCGGCATGGACCGGATCGTTCGCCGGATAGTCGTTCGCCTCGCGGCCATATTCGTCCGCCCAGCTATGGACGCCGAATTCCGCGTCGGGCGCGGCACGGCGGGTGACACCGGCGAGCCAGAGTTCCACCGCGCCCGAGCGGATCGAGCCGCCCGCGGGAACGACCGTTTCCATGCCCTGCCGGCGGACTGCGCGCGCCAGGATCAGGTTTGCTTCTTCATCCAGGCTGCCGGGGCAATCGACCATCTCGAGCCGCTTGAGCCCGGGGTATGCCGCCAGCATCGCCGCGAACTGGCGCGGCGTGGCGGAGGTGACGTCGCCGGCCATGCGCACGGTCGTGCTGTCGATCACCGAAAAGGGGCCATAGGCCGCTTTCGCATGGCCGAGCGTCGCGAGCGTGGCGGCAGGCGCATAGCGGCGCGTGGAGGCGAAATCGGCGTCTTCGGCGAGCGCCTCGTCGCCCAGGAGTGCGGCGTCCTCGTCGATAAATTCAGCGCCGTCGTCTTCGCCTGCATCGTCATAGGTCCAGGTCACCGTCGTCGTGGTGATCGTCATGACCTGCTGCGCATGCGCCGGCGCGAACGCCAGCACCGCCGCGAGTGCGGCGATGATGAGCGTACGGACGAAGGCGTGCATGGAGGCGGACGGCGAAACCATGCGTCCGCCTTCGCGCGTGCGCGCCTATCAAATGGCGAACAGGCAACGTCAGCGCGCCGTTAACCCCGATATGGGACGGCCTGGATCAATCGCGGTCGGGCGCGCCAAGCGGGAAGTAGGGACGGTATGGCCGCGCCTCCTCGACGCACCGCGAAACGGTCGGATGCGCGAGCAGGCGAGCGCGATAGGCGCGCAAATTCTCGTACTTCTCCGGGATTTGATAGACCCAGTCGGCATAGAAAAGCGACGGCGCCGCGGCGCAATCGGCGAGCGTGAATCCATAGGGCGTCGCCCAGCCGCCGCCCGCCAGCTCCTTGTCGAGCCAGGCATAGATGGTATCGAGCCGCGCATGCGTTTGTTCGACGATGATCGGCAGATGATTTTCGGGCCCGCGCAACGCGTCGTTCACCACCTCCTGCATCCGGTTCATCACATGATGATCGAAGATGCGGTCGAACAGCCGGACCTTTAGCGCCGCGTCAAAATCCTGCGGGATCAGGCGCGGTTCGGGCACCAGATGGTCGAGATATTCGATGATGATCGACGATTCGAACCAGGGCACGCCGTCGTGGACGAGCAGCGGGAACTGTCCGACCGGCCAATGCGCCCGCAATTCGGGCATATGGTCGGGGAACGCCGGATCGACCGAGCGATAGTCGAATTCGATGCCCTTTTCGTAGAGCGCGATCAGCACCTTCCATGTGTAGGACGAAAAGGGGTGGCCATAATAGATCAGCATCAATTGCTATCCTTGCGCGTCAGCCAGGCGAGCGGCCAGCCGACGAAGAAGATGTGCGGGAAAAGCGCGATCGCGCCCTTCGCAAGGTCGGTCGGCGGGAAGGGCAAGCCGAAGCGCAGCGGCAGCACGATCCCGTTCATGATGACATAGAGCAGCAGCCCGTAAAGCGTTCCGGTCAGCCACCAGGGCCACGCCGTCAGCGCGCTCCAGCGCCGCGCAACGAAAAACCATGTCGCGACCATCGCGCCCATGATCGTATAATGGGTCGCGAGGCCCGCGATATCGCCGCCGATGCCCCAGCCGCGCGCGGCGTCGCCGAACGGCCCGCTCGCCACCGCATGGAGCATCGAAGAGACGGTACCGCCCTGCAACAGGCTCGACACCGACGCATAGACGATGTCGAGCGTGCCGCAGAGCACCCATGCGAAGAGCGCCGGGTTACGCCGCGCCAACGGCTTCACCCCGCACCGCGGCCTCGATCTTCGCGATATCGATCTTCTGCATCGTCATCATCGCGTCGAACGCGCGCTTGGCGACCTCGGGATCGCCGCCCATCGTCGCGTCGGTCAGCACGCGCGGGGTGATCTGCCAGTTCAGGCCCCATTTGTCCTTGCACCAGCCGCACGCACTTTCCTTGCCGCCGTTGCCGACGATCGCGTTCCAATAACGGTCGGTTTCCTCCTGCGTGTCGGTATGGACCTGGAAGGAAAAGGCCTCGCTGTGCGGAAAGATCGGGCCGCCGTTGAGCCCGACGCACGCTATGCCCAGCACGGTAAAGTCGACCGTCAGCGCGTCGCCCTTTTTGCCGCCGGGAAAATCGCCGGGTGCTTTGTGAACGGCGCCCACGCTGCTGTTCGGGAAGGTCGCGGCATAGAAATTCGCCGCTTCCTCGGCATCCTTGTCGTACCAGAGGCAGAGGCTCACGGGTTGGCTCGTCGGTTGGTTCGTCATTTTCACTCTCCTTTGATGGGCCCGCCGATCGACCATTGATGGCCGAACGGATCCTTTATCTGGGCATAGCGGTCCCCCCAGAACATATTGTCGAGTGGCATCACGACGCTTGCGCCCGCGGCAACCGCGCGTTCGAACCACGCGTCGGCATCGTCGACCTGCAGGTGCAGTGTCACGCCATCGGGCTTGCCCGACGGTTCGCTGACATATTCGGGAAATTCGTCGTGCATCATCAGCGACGCGCCGTTGATCGTCAGATGCGCGTGCATCAACCGCACGCCGTCGTCGGCGGGCACGCGCACATTTTCAGTCGCGCCGAACGCCTTGATGTAAAAGTCGATGGCCTCACTCGCGCGCTTGTCGGCGATCGCGATATGCGGGGTGAGGCCGGTGGTCGGGCCCTGATTGTCCATCGTCGCTCTCCTTCGATTATTTGCGCGGCCCGACGAAGCCGACCGGCGCACCCTGCGGATCGATGGCGTTCATCGCATATTCGCCGCCGGGGATTTCCATCGGTTCGTTGGTGATCGTGCCGCCGTTCGCGGTCACGGCGGCATGCGCGCGGTCGATATCGTCGACGCCGATATAGAAATTCCACACCGGGACCGGATAACCTTCCATCAACGGCATCACCGCGCCCAGCCCGACCTCGCCGCGCTGGATGAAGCGGTACGCGCCAAGCTCGCCCATCGGCATCTCGCCTTCCTGCCCCCAGCCGAAATGCTCTTTATAGAAAGCGATCGCGGCGTCGGAATCGCTCGTCGCCAGCTCGTTCCAGCGCACATGCTGTGCCTCGGTCACCGAAAAGACGTCGCTCTCCATGCCTTCCATTCCCTCGGGCGGCTTGGGGTCCATGACATAGAAGACTGCGCCCTGCGGGTCGGCGACCATTGCGATACGCCCGACCGGAATGTCCATCGCCGGCATATGCACGCTGCCGCCGTCGGCCTTGATCGCCGCAACCGCGGCATCGACATCGGCAACGTGGAGATAGCCGATCCAGATCGGGCGGGCGCCGCCCGCAATCATGTCGGCATTAAGAGCCAGCACGCCGCCGGCATTGCCGCCATCGCTGCGCCCGATCATGCGGTAATCGACGCCGCCCGCGGTCTGTTCGCCGGTGTCGGCGATCGTCCAGCCGACCACCGCGCCATAGAAGCGCGCCGCACCCGCAGGATCGGGAGTCATCAGCTCGTACCAGATGAAGTTGCTCGGCTCGCTCATCGTCTCTCTCCTCGATTTTTCTGTCAGTAAGTCAGGCTGGGGAACCAGTCGCCGCGCCCCTCGGGCGTCATGTCGAGCAGGCCCCAGAGCGGATCGACAAGGTCGCCCGCGCGGTGGTGCTGGCCGGGGTCTTCGGGTGCATAGGCCATCTCGCTCGCCCAGACGTGGCGGATCGCGTTGCCGTCCTTGCGGAAGACGTTGAAGATCGTCTCGTCCCAATTCTCGCCCGGCTTCATGCCATGCTCGGTGCGCTTGGCGTCGGACAGTTTCGACGTGTCGCCGAAATAATCCGCTGAATAACGTCCGTCGACGTCGGACAGAAAGGTCAGGTGCGGCCAGCGCCGGTCCTTCGCCCACGCCTCCAGCCGCGCGATCGGCGACTTGGCGACGACATAGAAGGGCGCGCGCTGCCCGATATGGCGTGCGCTGCCGTCGATCGCGTCGAGCATATGGGTGCAGCCGTTGCACGGCTTGTCGCGCTCGGCCCCGAACATGAAGCTTTGCATGATGATGCTTGGCTTACTCTCGAACAGCTCGGACAGCTTGATGCGCTCGGGACGCTGATATGCGCCGATCCGCTCGAATTCATAATCCTCGGGCACCTCGCCGCCCGGCGGCAGCGCGCGGCGCTTGGCGGCGACCGCCTCGATCTGACGGCGCAATGCGATTTCGTCGTCGAGCAGCGCGGCGCGCGCGGCGCGATAGGCGGGGCTTTCGTTCGGGAAGGACAGATGTTCCATGGCCTGCTTCCTTCTGGTCGGGCTTATAGCCGGTGCAGCCGCAGCGGCTTTACATTTTCGCGCGCGATCAGCCCGCGCGCCTCGAGATCGAGCTGAACGCCCTTCAGCCACCAGCCCGCTTTCGCGCCGCCGGGAAACAAATCCTCGGGCAGCAAAGGCAGCACGCGCGCCTTGACCTCGGCGACGGTGAGGCCGGGCTGAGCGCTGGGCACGGCCGCGAGCAGCGCGTCCTTCATCGCGTCATATTTCGCCTTCTCGACGCGCACGACATGGCCGGGGCTCGTGAAATTGAGCATTTCGACGCGTTCGAGGCTTTTGCTCATCGCGCATATCCCTTCGTCGCTTCGATCGGCGGGGCGCGAAAGCCCATCGCGATCCATGCGGTGAGCAAGCGCCACATGAACTTGCCCGAAGGCGATTTGTAATTGGGGATGTCGTCGGGCAACTCGACGCCTGCGGGCCGGTCGCCGACGATCGTCCGCATCTCGGCCGCCGGACGCTCGCCTTCGGGGATGCGGCCGGAATAGACGCTCAGCCAATGCCCCTTGGTAAATTCGAGCGCGATCGGCGCGTTGCAGCACCGCGCGACGAACCGCCGCGTCGGCGATTCGGGGGTCAGCCGGTGTTCGTCCAATTTGTCCGACCCCGACAGCCAGGCGAGGCGATCCTTGCGGACGAGCAGATAGGGTGTGCCCCCGTCGGCGCCGACCACCGCCGGCGCGCCGGGAAGCGCCGCGAAGGCGCGTCCCGCCGTCTGACAGCTCTGGCAATAACAGGTCGCCGCGACGATCGGCTTGCCGGTGAGTTCGAGCGTCACTGCGCCGCATTGGCAGGACGCGGTGCGATGTTCGGGTGTTTGTGTATCGGCCATCGGTTCTCTTCCCAGCGATCCTCCCTGCCGCGAAGCGATGGGGAGGGGGACCATCCGAAGGATGGTGGAGGGGCGGCGACGTCGCGCCATCGCCCCTCCGTCAGCCATGCGGGCTGCCACCTCCCCATCGCTTCGCGACAAGGAGGAGCAAAGTCAGGCCTCGACGATCGGTGCGAAACCGCCGTAGATCATGCGCGCACCGTCGAACGGATTATTCTCCGGATCATGCTTCATCCGCTCGTCGGTCATCATCTTTTCCCAACCCGTCGTGCGCGCTTCCTTGTTGGGCCACTCGACCCAGCTATAGACGACGGTCTCGCCGTCCTTCTTGTGCGCGGCGCGGGCATAATCGGTGACCTTGCCGTCGGGAACATCGTCGCCCCACGCCTCGACGACGCGCGTCGCGCCATAGTCGCGGAACACTTCGGACGCCTTTTGCGCCAGCGCGCGATAGGCTTCCTTGTTGCCGTCGGGCACGGGGACGACATAGCCGTCGACATAGGAGGTCGAGCCTGCGGCCCGATCGTCGACGATCGAGTCGAAGCCGCCGATGATCATCCGCTTCGCGTCGAACGGCATCTCGCCGCCCATCGCTTCCATACGCGGGTCGCTCATCATCTTTTGGTTTGCGGCGTCGCGCGTCGCCCTGTCGGGATATTCGAACCAGCTGAACACGACGGTTTCGTCGGGCTTCGCCTGCACGGCGCCCTTGAAATCGTTGACCTTGCCGTCGGGCACGTCGTCGCCCCAGCATTCGACCATGCGCGCGACGCCGAATTCCTTGAACAGCGGCGCGGCGTCGGCGGCGTGCTTGCGATAGGCTTCCTTGTTGGCGGTCGGCACCGCGACCACAAATCCTTCTACATAGGTCATCTTGTCTCTCCTTGGGGGGTGGGAGGGTTTCAGGCGGCGGGCGGTCCCGCTTCTTCGCTGAAGGCGGCCAGCTGCGCGTCCATCGCGCGTTGAAAGGCGGGGCGGGCGAGGCAGCGATCGAGATAGGCCTGCAATCGCGGTTGCTCGGCGATCAAGCCCGCCTCGACGGCTTCGCGCAGCACCGTTGCCATCGCGATGTCGGCGACGGTGAATTCGCCTGTCAGATAGTGTTTGTCGCCGATCGCGTCGTTCAAGCGGCCGAGCCGACCCTGAATGAATTCGATCAGGCTCGGACGGCGCAGCTTCGCCCATTCCTCTTCGGTCGAGAAAATGTCGACATTGCCAAGCTCGAACAGCATCGGCTCGACGCTGTTATAGGCCGCGAACAGCCAGGCGAGTGTGTTGGCGCGCGCCTGCGGGTCGCGGGGCATCAGCCGCGCGTCCTTTTCGGCGAGGTGAAGCAGGATCGCGCCGCTCTCGAACAGGCGGATACCGCCATCGTTGAGCACCGGGACCTGGCCCCACGGCTGGAACAGGAAATGGTCGGCGGGGCGGTTGATCGCGCTGATCAGATGTTCGGCATAGTCGAGTCCGATTTCCTCGCAGGCCCAGCGCGGGCGGAGGTCGCGGACATAACCGCGCGCGAAATCGGGGACCCAGTCAAAGGCAGTGACTTCGATCTTGCTGTCGGGGTTCACAGGCATGGCGATCTCTCCTCGTTTGTGGGGTTCAGGCGGGTAGGGGTTCGCCGACTGCGCAGTCGGCCAGATGCGCCGCCATCGCGCTCTGAAAGGCCGGGCGGGCTTTTCCGCGCGCGACATAGGCGGTCAGATTGGGATGCGGCGCCAGCAATTCCGGATTTGCGTTGCGGAGCACATCGACCATCACGATGTCGCCGATCGAAAAATGATCTTCCAGCCAGTCGCGGTCGCCCAGCGCCTGCGACAATCGGGACAGCCGCTGCTCGGCAAAGGGCTTCGCCGCTTCGATCGCACCGGCGAGCCAGTCGGTGCCCTGTCCCTTGACGGTCAGCACGACCAGGGTCTGGATCATCGGTTCGACGCTGTTGAGCGCGGCGATCATCCAGCTGATGGCGCGCCCGCGCCCTTTCGCGTCGCGTGGCAACAGACGCTCGTCGGCTTCGCCGATGTGGATCAGGATCGACCCCGTTTCGAACAGGGTCAGGTCGCCTTCCTTGTAAACCGGAACTTGCCCGAACGGCTGATCGGAAAGATAGGCCGGCGCCTTGTCCTCGAAAATGCCGCCGATCAGCCGCGTGCGATAGGGTTGGCCGATTTCGTCGAGCGCCCAGCGGACGCGGACGTCCTTGATACGGCCGTAAGCGAAATCCGGCACCGATCGGTAGGCAGTGATTTCGGGCATGGCCTCGGTTCGGGCGGACATGATCAGCTCCTCTTCCCTTTGATATAGGCGACGATCGACATCGCGTGGCCGTGGCCCAGGTCGAAGTCGCTTTTCAGCCAGTCGACGATCGCGGTTGCCTTGACGCCGGGGGCGAGGCCGCTTTCGTCGGCCAGGCCCTTGTCGATCGCGAAGCTTTTCAGTTCGTCGGCCGATTTGCCGGTCTTGGCTTCGACA
This sequence is a window from Sphingopyxis sp. USTB-05. Protein-coding genes within it:
- a CDS encoding GFA family protein, with the protein product MADTQTPEHRTASCQCGAVTLELTGKPIVAATCYCQSCQTAGRAFAALPGAPAVVGADGGTPYLLVRKDRLAWLSGSDKLDEHRLTPESPTRRFVARCCNAPIALEFTKGHWLSVYSGRIPEGERPAAEMRTIVGDRPAGVELPDDIPNYKSPSGKFMWRLLTAWIAMGFRAPPIEATKGYAR
- a CDS encoding DUF1428 domain-containing protein, whose amino-acid sequence is MIIGGFDSIVDDRAAGSTSYVDGYVVPVPDGNKEAYRALAQKASEVFRDYGATRVVEAWGDDVPDGKVTDYARAAHKKDGETVVYSWVEWPNKEARTTGWEKMMTDERMKHDPENNPFDGARMIYGGFAPIVEA
- a CDS encoding glutathione S-transferase family protein; translated protein: MPVNPDSKIEVTAFDWVPDFARGYVRDLRPRWACEEIGLDYAEHLISAINRPADHFLFQPWGQVPVLNDGGIRLFESGAILLHLAEKDARLMPRDPQARANTLAWLFAAYNSVEPMLFELGNVDIFSTEEEWAKLRRPSLIEFIQGRLGRLNDAIGDKHYLTGEFTVADIAMATVLREAVEAGLIAEQPRLQAYLDRCLARPAFQRAMDAQLAAFSEEAGPPAA
- a CDS encoding glutathione S-transferase family protein, producing MSARTEAMPEITAYRSVPDFAYGRIKDVRVRWALDEIGQPYRTRLIGGIFEDKAPAYLSDQPFGQVPVYKEGDLTLFETGSILIHIGEADERLLPRDAKGRGRAISWMIAALNSVEPMIQTLVVLTVKGQGTDWLAGAIEAAKPFAEQRLSRLSQALGDRDWLEDHFSIGDIVMVDVLRNANPELLAPHPNLTAYVARGKARPAFQSAMAAHLADCAVGEPLPA
- a CDS encoding DUF4287 domain-containing protein; translated protein: MSFQAYLDNVEAKTGKSADELKSFAIDKGLADESGLAPGVKATAIVDWLKSDFDLGHGHAMSIVAYIKGKRS